The genomic DNA AGGGTCTCCGATTTCCATCAGCGGCAGAAAACAAGTGGCGATAACAGACCTAGAGACAATTCTTCAGAAATCCCCAAATCCTACACAGAGGATCAGCTCGAAGCAGTGGAAAGGTACAggaaatgtaaatgattatttcagttattttaaGCTCTTTTTACACAGGATTGTATTACAGTATATTATCATCATTTCTCTCTACAGGATAGAGAGATGCAAAGACTTTTATGAAATTCTTGGCGTTCAGAAAGATGCTTCTGAAGAGGAGCTGAAAAGGTCCTACAGGAAACTTGCTTTAAAATTCCATCCTGATAAAAATCAGGCTCCGGGTGCAACAGAAGCATTCAAAGGTCAACTGACCATCATGTCACACAGAAACATGTTaatatgtcatttaaaaaatgaatgtttttttttatcccaatAGCTATTGGTAATGCCTATGCTGTTCTGAGTAACGTCAACAAGAGAAGGCAGTATGATGAGTGTGGGGAGGAAAGGAGGCATCCGTCACGACACAGGCAGAACGATGGGAACTTTGAGCCGGATATTTCTCCTGAGGACCTCTTCAATATGTTCTTTGGAGGAGGTTACCCTGCAAGTCAGTGTCATGTCATAAAAGTACATTCATTCATGCATTATAGCTATAGAATGTTCATTGACTGGTGATTGTTTACCAATAATCCAGGTAATGCTCACGTGTATACGAATGGGCAGCGTTACCAAAGGCGAGAGAGAAGAGAGCGACAGCAGCGAGATGTAAGTTTGATGACCTGCTGATACAGTAGCACACACATGTATGTACTCCCAGCCTAAAGTAAAGGCTGTGTTCCAAattacacactaacatactaagtctgacgtcaaaataagTATATAGAGCATTCACATtacaggggcgtcaaactcattttagttcaagggccaaatatggaccagtgtGACCACACGTGGGCCGCAGGTTTCAGGTTGGAAaacgaacaatttcaacattaatgtgcccaagtttgggCTTCCACTTATAAATAGGACATTAAGTATGAAAGGCATCAACAATGTCttagcaatatatatatatatatatatatatatatgtttttttttttttttttttttttttttttttttttttttatatatataatttttattcaattggggagattttgtggaagaatttaaaatgttcagttctttcaacaacaatttacaactgaatgatTCGATAATTTactcaatgattcatgttttctgtcattttcactttctcctgcggggccgaatcagatgctctgaagggccagatttgacccccgggccttgactttgacacttgcattagatagtatgaaaagactgagtatgtgagaaataccaggacgTATACTATATGAGGACATTtcttaagtatgcacagtgggcacactagtcatactaaaccgtcccatgatgcattgcgagcagaatgtaaaatggtcctgggaccagcttcaacacaaaaatcaaacctttttttaaaaagaaaagcatatcttcttgttgtccattagtttttaactcatttgtaaatagggctcttattttgaagtgaacaggaagtttagtcagtagcacaatagcaaaaatgaatgaaatatgtctacgtgagttttatggaacaaatgagcacatgttgatattctacttggtcactttctcacttcaaaagttttcaaaactttcaaaataaaggtggagaatcaacagagatatttaacctcagtgtgaacaaggtttttaacgctgtacgttccaaatgcatcttgggaaacttagaagtataattcagtgggaacgctcaccatcctaaccatactatagtatatactacacagtacatactcatttagtttgtagtgtatagtacagagtgtgtcattttgaacacagccaaagTTTCACAATTGACCTTTCGCAAAAGCCCCGCCTCCCTTATTTACTTTTGTGATGTCTGTCATGTTCCTGAGTTGGTCCCGTTTGTAATGGCTGGGAGAAGTCTACCAGTGCATGTTAGTGACTTTTTTTGGAGCAATACTTGTGCGATATCCTCCAAATCCAGGCCAAATGGTTTACAATATGCTGTGGAGGGAAATGTTCaacatattaaataaacaacaaaggaagcgaaagaagaaaaaccctGTGATCTTTACCTCAAATGCAATGATGCTCCTGCACTGCTGGGTAAGTTttcttatattatattgttcataTCCTCCTTAAGCTGTAAGAGCGTTACCACAGCTAATGGGGATCTGTTACATTAGCTAGCTAGTTGAACCTACAGGTGACCCAAGGCTAATAACATTGCAGCTTTTAACGCTGCTACGTGCTAACACGACTCTCCCATCCAAACTCTGGGGTACCTGGTATCCATTGTGCCTGCTCTGAGCGTGTCGGAACCAGTTTACATAGTAACGGGTGCTCGGACgtatgattggacaatgactgTTTGTGGGCAGGGTTTTGCGAAAGATCAATTGAGCTGAGTCATTGATTTTCTAGCGTTCcaacaattttttaattttattattaaccagAAGGTGGCGACATTTAGCCAGTTAAGATTGTCGAggtgatttttttgttcttttgtgagATCTTGACacagtctttgttgttgttgctgtgttGCAGGGAGGTCTTGCTCTCTTTGTGCAGGTCATGCCCATCCTCATCCTGGTTATTGTGTCAGCTCTAAGTCAGATAATGGTCAACCACCCCTCCTACAGCCTCAGCTTCAGGCCGTGAGTGTGGTTATTCCAATCTAAACATCTATATATCTATTAGATGGATTTGTGTAACAGCTGATATCAGCATTCTTGTACATTTGGTTtgagttttcttttgtttcatcTTGAAAGAACATTTTCATGCTGCGTGGCCCACTTTGGTTAATTCCCAGACTTCCCCCTGTGTCTGTTTGCTCACTCCTCATGCTGACAGCCTTTGTGCTGCAGATGCACTTCTGTTGTTTTTGATACGTTATCTGCTGAGTCACATtcacaaagacaaacaatgcTAGAGCTCTCATCTTCTGTCTTATGGTGTCTCTCCCACACGCTCGTATCTTGCTGCAGGTCAGCAGGTTACTCACACAAGAGGCTGACGGAGAACCTGAAGGTGCCATATTATGTGGGGGAGCAGTTCTCCAATGAGTTCCATGGTGTGAATCTGAAAAACGTGGAGCGAGCCGTGGAGGATGACTACATATCCAACCTACGCAATAACTGCTGGAAGGAGAAACAACAAAGTGTGTTGGACAGAggaaaaaatagtaaaaaattaCTGTACTGGCTGATTTTTACggtatatgtttgttgttgtttctctgtttttctgcAGAAGAGGGTATGCTGTATAGAGCTCGTTATTTCGGAGACTCTGATCTGTACCAAAGAGCACAGAGGGCCCGCACACCAAGCTGCGCCAAGCTGTCCGAGATCACAGCTTTGTTACACGGTTAAAACAAAGGTGATGCAAACCTTAAACGCAAAGTCATCAAACCAGGGCAGATTTTCATGCCTtgatttcttcctgttttcaTGATGTGAATGCTGTGTTCCACTTAACAAAGTCAAATATcttattttcttcttgtttcccAGATTCTTCAAAGGAAGCCATTTTTAACGTGATAAGCTGTTAAACACAACGTTCCCTTAtgacacacgtgtcaaactcatagcccgggggccaaatccggccctttggagcatccaatttggcccacaggagaaagtaaaaaattacagaaaaaacgtGAATCATTGTTCAAATGAAAGTCAACACTCCTGCTGCTCATATCACATGATTACAgtcttttttaatgttaaacaattgAAAACACTCAAACTTCTtgcaaaatccttcaatttctttaataatttttcccttaattaaataaaaattggtctcaaaatgtatgaaatttaaagtaaagatcatCCTGGAACTGATATCTgtaacttattgcttggatattgttggtttcttaaatatttggtattttatgtaaatgtagaagtgcaaactagggcacaataatgttgaaattacttgttttcctgcatcatttctgtggcccacttgagatcaaactgctccgtatttggcccctgaacttaaatgagtttgacactcctgcctTATGATAAGCTCAGCTCAAAGAACCTCAAGACGCcgctttttaaaaatctgaagtCACTGTATTTATAGGTTTTATTCACAGCCATGCTGATGTGACTGTGTAGCACAGACACTACACAAATGTTTCCTCTTTCTTTTCATGCAAAAATCCGATCTGTGTGAAAGCAGATCTGTCTTTAAATGCACCTTCTCAGTCTATGCAGGAAAATTGTGAAACCTCTGAACACACACATCATGTGGATTGTCCTTGTCATGTTACCTCCTCGTGTACTAATGAAAACCATAAAGAAGGTTTGACTTACAATGGACATGTGCCTACCCACAACGTGGGGCTTGAACAGGTTCTTCTTTGTCATGGAGAGAAAAGCCATCACTAGTGTGCAGCTTTTCccctgtctttttatttttgtctgacTGTTTAAGAAATAGATGATCACTACTAATCTTGCTCACCTTTGTCCACCTCGCTTTGTtcccaataaaaacacaaataaatcatgtAACGTGTGGATTGTGACTCATTGCTCACAGCAGAGCACGACCAGTGTAGGCTGAGGTCAAATCTGTTGATTGTTGCATCAAGTTTGCAGGTTGTGAAAACATGGCTGAGTGCATGTTCATATTTTAGGAGACGTGCTGCATGTGCTCAGGAGGAAGAACAGTATCACATTCCTTCGCTGCAAATAGATGTACTTTGGCAAATGTTGTTGGTTGAATGCGCCTCAACTCAGGTTTGGAAACCATTCAGTTGCAACATCAGAATATTAACACTGTGGTTTATGTGTCCGTTTGTAGAATTTTATACACATTATTTCACAGGATATGTACTGCTGTAATGTCATGTGTTTGGAGTAAACTGACAACATGCAAACTGCTAAAAGTGTCCCCAATCCAATTATATCGGTTTGATATtagcttaaaaaataaaagtgttaaaatataTCAGCTTTCATCTAAACTGacataatatatattgtttttattggatttattgaggttatttttcagagtcttgtaattcatgtattttattcaattgtagaatatacATATGTTTAAAGTCAAATGTTTGTGGTTAGTAATAAAATACCTACTGTTctatgtttgagtaatatctATTGATCAAGAATTTTCTAACCTTCCACATtggaaaataagtaataaatgtatgtttgatttgtgctgatatcacaTCAAATTAAtgctgtatatatacagtatatatatatatatatatatatatatatatacacatcacATTGTGTGTAGTTATATATAAACTACACACAATGTGACATGGGTTTGGACAACACAGTATTTTTGATCACGGAGTTCCCATTGAATAACATTAAAAGAAGAGAGAAGGCtactgttttaaatattttataaaataataatttatttgccATCATGAAAGTACAAAACAGTGCAATGTTAATGAGCATTTGAATATCAAACAAAGTGGAAAGCAAGGACTGAACTACATAAACATTGGAAGAAAGCTTGTGTTGGTACATTTGGCCACATGTTCAGTGTGTGGATGAAATCCAACAGCAGTAAAGGAATCAATGATGTACATTAACGTTAAGCTTTTGTGTCTGAGACACAAACAAAGGTCCCAGGTTTGCTTTCTTCATGAATAGTTCAGTAAGTTTGTTGTGTCCAACACAAATGGAatattcttcaaaaaaataataaacacaatggtTCAAATAAGTATAaatcagaaacaaaaacaaatagctGCCGATGTATGGTTTCCATAGAAACTGAGGTACACGTTTGAATACTTGCAATGTGCCTATAGACCAGATATAGCATGATGGTTACACAATTAGAATATCTGAATGTCGGCAAACAACACCTGCTCAAAGTACCGGTAAACCTCATTTCCCTTACAGTAGGAACAATAGGCTTCATTGTGGTAAAGTCCAACATGGTATACACTAAGTTAGACTGTTAAGGCCCTTCTGTGAGCTTCTCCTCTCATCGTCCCATTTCAGCACTCCTCAACCAGCTGCTCCTCAGAACAATAGAGTTTCTTCTTAATCACCCCTGAAGCCGGGTGCTGAGTTTGATCGCTTGCCTCACTGCAGGAGTGGAGGTCGACTTGGGGCTAAAGAGTCCTTGGATTTTAGGCCACAGACCACCTGACTCTAGCCTTAACACCAGAGTCAGCTGAAACGTGGGTACGAGGTAGGGGTCCACAGAAGCTGTCCCATACTCTCACAGGCGGTCTCTTGCTCCACGCAGAGGTCAATCAAAGCCCCTCTTAAGCCACAGGGCTCGCTAGCTGCCAGGTGGAGGAGCTCCTGTCCAATGTGCTCCAGAAGTTTTTCAGGAATGAGCAGTTTGGTGCACCTCAGGGCACAGTCCGAGTCTTTGGCTTCTCTAAGGCCTTCTCGCAATAAGGTCCACTACTTCTTTCAGGATGGTCTCTTCCATTGGGTCATAGAAACAAGTCGTCATTAGAGGGACACAGATCATTGAAGACGTCTGATCCTGCAGAAAACACAAGGTGGGTTAGATTCTATAATATGGAACGAGAGCGTTCATCATTTtaactcaggggccaaatacggagcagtttgatcttaagtgggtcacagattttatgcacaTTAATATGCTATAGTTTGTACGTATAcgtgaaatacaaaatatgtcataaaCCGACCATATCCACGCTATTAGTGACAGATATTAGTCCCAGCTGTTGCCTCACCGTTTCAGAGAGATCACTCCTGCTGCCATGGTTGGACTCTGACTCGATGCTGTTGCTGTGGGCAGAGGAGCTGAAATCAGCCAGTCTTTGGACCAGTTTACTCCAGGACAGTCTTCTGGGACTTCCATCCTCTGGAGAAGAAGGAGGTGAGCTGCCCGTGTCGGTGGATGTAAAGAGATCAGGCATGGTTAGTTGGTAGTCCTTCTCTGGAGCTGTCAGACCTTCAGCTGCTGAGGaggaaacaaagacacacacgtATATATAAGCACTCAGATCCTCTCAGAACGATCACAATCAGAAAGACTTTATTGATCCCTGGGggaaattacaaatgaaaagaataaagaagcctcgcttctgtcagtctgccccagggcaactgtggctacaatagtagcttaccaccatcaTGTGTGGAATGAACGAATAATGCACATTAATGTAAAGCGCTATGAAAGTGTCTATGAAAAAACGCTGTATAAAATCCaatgtataattataattattattaaacactaaacaaagaaagaaaacaagtgcacacaagtagaaaaaataatatagaataaaataatactaatatGCATACAATGCATTcaacattaaaagtaaaaacattataaaacagttAGTTTAGCAGcaaaaatgtttggtttttttcctcCGTTTAGCACAAAGTAAAAAGCTTCTCACAGAACAAATCAGGTTTAAAGTTCATACAATTGATCAATAACAGCAGCATACTTACAGAATGATGGAAAACCACGTTGTTAAAGAGAGTTGTCGCAGTTTGAGAGG from Gouania willdenowi chromosome 19, fGouWil2.1, whole genome shotgun sequence includes the following:
- the ddit4 gene encoding LOW QUALITY PROTEIN: DNA damage-inducible transcript 4 protein (The sequence of the model RefSeq protein was modified relative to this genomic sequence to represent the inferred CDS: inserted 1 base in 1 codon; deleted 4 bases in 3 codons); protein product: MPDLFTSTDTGSSPPSSPEDGSPRRLSWSKLVQRLADFSSSAHSNSIESESNHGSRSDLSETNLTHLVFSAGSDVFNDLCPSNDDLFYDPMEETILKEVVDLIAEGLREAKDSDCALRCTKLLIPEKLLEHIGQELLHLAASEPCGLRGALIDLCVEQETACESMGQXSVDPYLVPTFQLTLVLRLESGGLWPKIQGLFSPKSTSTPAVRQAIKLSTRLQVIKKKLYCSEEQLVEEC
- the dnajb12b gene encoding dnaJ homolog subfamily B member 12b — protein: MYNAFLKPAETPTHLFLCFFILVVTSSSSVFIQAAAAMEVNRDEAERCIDIATAALTENQPEKAQRFLEKAQRLFPTEKARVLLELIVKNGFSPRQGDHKHHSRVSDFHQRQKTSGDNRPRDNSSEIPKSYTEDQLEAVERIERCKDFYEILGVQKDASEEELKRSYRKLALKFHPDKNQAPGATEAFKAIGNAYAVLSNVNKRRQYDECGEERRHPSRHRQNDGNFEPDISPEDLFNMFFGGGYPASNAHVYTNGQRYQRRERRERQQRDGGLALFVQVMPILILVIVSALSQIMVNHPSYSLSFRPSAGYSHKRLTENLKVPYYVGEQFSNEFHGVNLKNVERAVEDDYISNLRNNCWKEKQQKEGMLYRARYFGDSDLYQRAQRARTPSCAKLSEITALLHG